From the Acaryochloris thomasi RCC1774 genome, one window contains:
- a CDS encoding DEAD/DEAH box helicase, whose amino-acid sequence MAHSPLDLTTLFPFELDAFQKDAIASLNENHSVVVSAPTGAGKTVIGEYAIHRALSLGKRVFYTTPLKALSNQKLHEFRQQFGPQKVGLLTGDRSVNRDAPILVMTTEIFRNILYGTLLGDVDEVLEDVSAVVLDECHYMNDRQRGTVWEESIIYCPPQIQIIALSATVANAGQLTDWISWVHGPTDLVDSDWRPVPLNFHFAGNKGLCRLLNEQKTKMHPQLKSQMAKPSNKNRGRGRHRGKRPPRPNVPSLPSIVEQMRQRDMLPAIYFIFSRRGCDKAVQEASGLSLVNDAEASELKRQVDAFRQQNPDVGQLEQFDALYRGIAAHHAGLLPAWKGLVEELFQQGLIKVVFATETLAAGINMPARTTVISTLSKRTDDGHRLLTASEFLQMSGRAGRRGMDDSGHVVTVQTRFEGAKEASYLATVGADPLVSQFTPSYGMVLNLLQTHSLDEAKALIEKSFGQYLGMLQLNPQKDAIASVEQELTSLQAKLADIDLAELNSYQKLRQRVKEERRLLKILQQQAQENRAQELALIMAHAPIGTVVGVQTSEQDSPVSAILVRQLPSSGQLPYFISLTQKNRWQVISHKEVASLEGHLSLEAELEALTPPATLQPKVGQSANGDESSVAIAKQIPAGEWQVAPEVHDQSKRLEAVQQKIEGHPAHASRKSHHSILRWQRRVKSLEAQLEDRQTKFHRRSHHHWDEFMGLVKVLRHFNGLQDVTPTPLGEMASGLRGENELWLGLVFSSGVFDSLAPHQLAAACTALVYDNNRTDTWTHFSPSAEVQEALAELRPIQRQLLKEQYRQDVMSPIGLETELIGIVEQWALGMDWLELCTHTSLDEGDIVRMLRRTLDILSQIPHAPHTSGELRQNAKRAQQLMDRFPISEVNEILLELEPEPDGDLATDPPTNTTQ is encoded by the coding sequence GTGGCACATTCTCCACTGGACCTAACTACTCTTTTCCCGTTTGAGCTGGATGCGTTTCAGAAAGATGCGATCGCATCTCTAAACGAGAACCACTCGGTCGTTGTCTCAGCCCCCACGGGCGCAGGCAAAACGGTGATCGGTGAGTACGCCATCCATCGGGCCTTAAGTCTGGGGAAACGGGTCTTTTATACCACGCCCCTCAAGGCGCTCTCAAATCAGAAGCTGCACGAGTTTCGTCAGCAATTTGGCCCGCAGAAGGTGGGGTTATTGACAGGCGATCGCTCCGTTAATCGAGACGCCCCAATATTGGTGATGACCACTGAGATCTTCCGAAACATTCTCTACGGCACGCTGTTGGGGGATGTGGACGAGGTACTGGAGGATGTGTCAGCAGTGGTGCTGGATGAGTGCCACTACATGAACGACCGTCAACGAGGCACGGTTTGGGAAGAGTCAATTATCTACTGTCCGCCCCAGATTCAGATTATTGCCCTATCGGCGACGGTGGCGAATGCGGGACAGCTCACGGACTGGATTAGCTGGGTGCATGGCCCCACAGATCTGGTGGATTCCGATTGGCGACCCGTACCCCTTAACTTCCATTTCGCTGGAAATAAAGGCCTCTGCCGTCTGCTCAATGAGCAAAAGACGAAGATGCATCCGCAGCTTAAGTCACAAATGGCGAAGCCCAGTAATAAGAATCGCGGTCGCGGTCGTCATCGCGGTAAGCGTCCACCTCGGCCCAATGTGCCCAGCCTCCCCAGCATTGTGGAACAGATGCGCCAGCGGGACATGCTGCCTGCCATTTATTTCATCTTCAGTCGGCGGGGCTGCGATAAAGCGGTCCAAGAGGCCAGCGGTTTGAGTCTCGTCAATGATGCAGAAGCCTCAGAACTGAAGCGTCAGGTGGATGCCTTCCGGCAGCAGAACCCTGATGTCGGGCAACTGGAACAGTTTGACGCCCTCTATCGCGGTATTGCCGCCCACCATGCCGGTCTGCTCCCAGCTTGGAAAGGATTAGTGGAAGAGCTATTCCAGCAGGGATTAATCAAGGTGGTCTTTGCCACTGAAACGCTTGCTGCAGGGATCAACATGCCTGCGCGGACGACGGTGATTTCTACACTATCGAAACGCACAGACGACGGCCATCGCCTGCTGACGGCCTCTGAATTTTTGCAGATGTCAGGGCGAGCCGGACGGCGAGGGATGGATGATAGCGGTCACGTCGTCACGGTGCAAACTCGTTTTGAAGGGGCGAAGGAAGCATCCTACCTGGCGACTGTAGGAGCTGATCCGCTGGTAAGCCAGTTTACCCCTAGCTACGGGATGGTGCTGAATCTGCTGCAGACGCACAGCCTTGATGAAGCTAAGGCTCTGATTGAGAAAAGCTTCGGGCAGTATTTGGGGATGCTACAGCTCAATCCGCAGAAAGATGCGATCGCATCTGTAGAGCAAGAACTGACCAGCCTTCAAGCCAAGCTAGCCGATATCGACCTAGCAGAACTCAACAGCTATCAAAAGCTGCGGCAGCGCGTTAAAGAAGAGCGGCGCTTATTGAAAATTTTGCAGCAGCAGGCCCAAGAAAACCGCGCTCAAGAGCTAGCCCTGATTATGGCTCATGCGCCTATCGGAACTGTGGTGGGTGTCCAAACATCAGAACAAGACAGCCCCGTTTCAGCCATCTTGGTCCGCCAGTTGCCTAGTTCCGGTCAGCTTCCGTACTTTATTTCTTTAACTCAGAAGAACCGCTGGCAGGTGATTTCCCATAAAGAGGTTGCTAGCTTAGAAGGCCATCTTTCGCTAGAGGCTGAGCTGGAAGCATTGACACCTCCCGCAACGTTGCAGCCGAAAGTAGGACAGTCTGCCAATGGGGATGAATCGAGTGTTGCTATTGCCAAGCAAATCCCGGCGGGAGAATGGCAGGTGGCTCCTGAAGTCCATGACCAGAGCAAGCGATTGGAGGCAGTACAGCAGAAGATAGAGGGGCATCCGGCCCATGCTTCGCGTAAGAGTCACCATTCAATTTTGCGGTGGCAGCGACGGGTGAAGAGCTTGGAAGCACAGTTAGAAGATCGTCAAACTAAATTCCATCGACGATCGCACCACCACTGGGATGAGTTTATGGGCCTGGTCAAGGTGCTGCGCCACTTCAACGGTCTGCAGGATGTGACACCGACGCCTTTGGGAGAGATGGCCTCTGGGCTACGGGGCGAGAATGAGCTGTGGCTAGGGCTGGTTTTTAGCTCCGGCGTTTTTGACAGTTTGGCTCCGCATCAGTTGGCGGCGGCCTGTACGGCACTGGTTTACGACAACAATCGCACCGATACCTGGACTCACTTTTCTCCTTCAGCAGAAGTGCAGGAGGCGTTGGCTGAGCTGCGTCCGATTCAGCGGCAGTTGCTTAAGGAGCAGTATCGTCAGGATGTTATGAGTCCTATTGGGTTGGAGACGGAGCTGATTGGCATTGTGGAGCAGTGGGCGTTGGGAATGGACTGGCTGGAGCTGTGTACCCACACGAGTTTAGATGAGGGCGATATTGTGCGGATGCTGCGGCGAACGTTGGATATTTTGTCTCAGATTCCTCATGCGCCGCATACATCTGGGGAGTTGCGGCAGAATGCGAAGCGGGCACAGCAGCTGATGGATCGGTTCCCGATTAGTGAGGTGAATGAAATCTTACTTGAGCTGGAGCCTGAGCCTGACGGAGATTTAGCTACGGATCCTCCTACGAACACAACTCAGTAG
- a CDS encoding IS630 family transposase (programmed frameshift), with protein MRPYSLDLRQKIFDTYQAGGISQRQLAKRFRVALSFIEKLLKQERETGSIAPKVRTQQTPTKLNDAQLQTLATLVNANNDATLAELQEKLKQATGVTIGRSTMARMLRKLNLTREKKSLHPTEKESERVQRKRSEYWELIQGILAQDLIFIDESGINLAMTRLYARSTKGERARGDRPSRRGKNVSLIGAISLQGVVTQVALLGATDGLTFEAFISQKLIPKLWKGACVIMDNCSIHLGEDIATWIKKAGAKLIYLPPYSPDFSPIENCWSKIKSLLRSVGARTYTDLAKAIEDAFSKVSLDDLQGWFTHCCYCTSAA; from the exons ATGAGACCCTACTCTCTTGACTTACGCCAAAAGATTTTTGATACCTATCAAGCTGGTGGAATATCTCAGCGTCAATTAGCAAAACGATTTCGAGTGGCTCTGAGTTTCATTGAGAAATTACTCAAACAAGAGCGAGAGACAGGCAGTATTGCCCCTAAAGTTCGGACTCAGCAAACCCCGACCAAGCTCAATGATGCACAGCTACAGACGCTTGCAACACTCGTGAATGCGAATAATGATGCGACCTTAGCCGAGTTGCAGGAAAAATTGAAACAAGCCACTGGCGTTACGATTGGACGCTCAACAATGGCTCGGATGTTGAGGAAGCTGAACTTGACACG CGAAAAAAAAAGCCTACACCCGACCGAAAAGGAAAGTGAACGGGTGCAGCGTAAGCGTTCAGAATACTGGGAACTCATCCAAGGCATTCTCGCCCAGGATCTTATTTTCATTGACGAGTCGGGCATAAACCTGGCGATGACTCGGTTATACGCTAGGTCAACAAAGGGAGAAAGAGCACGGGGAGACCGCCCCAGTCGGCGCGGTAAGAATGTCTCTTTGATTGGTGCCATTAGCTTGCAGGGCGTCGTCACTCAGGTTGCCCTACTGGGGGCAACAGACGGACTCACCTTTGAGGCGTTTATCTCTCAAAAACTCATACCCAAGCTATGGAAAGGAGCCTGTGTCATTATGGATAACTGCTCTATTCATCTTGGAGAGGACATTGCAACCTGGATTAAGAAAGCGGGGGCTAAGCTGATTTATCTGCCGCCATACTCACCTGACTTCTCACCCATTGAAAACTGCTGGTCGAAGATCAAAAGTCTCCTACGCTCCGTCGGTGCCAGAACTTACACTGACCTCGCAAAAGCCATTGAAGATGCGTTCTCTAAAGTGTCGCTAGATGACCTTCAAGGATGGTTTACTCATTGCTGTTACTGCACCTCAGCAGCCTAG
- a CDS encoding Hpt domain-containing protein, with the protein MQPEQQRIMVYFIEEAKEHLNTIEHGLLNLQDVLAEPEMLNDVFRAAHSVKGGAAMLGIHSMQHIAHRLEDYFKVLKEHPIQIDQKLESLFFQGFDALSALTVELESSFALSPDISEQTLNSVEPAFNDLHHHLAQLVGPGVDLSDLLHSAPVAAAPAPVAVTVGAEPDPVCLEAFQTDVLEQLRVMLDVFKRPDEVSHRQELQNVCQGLEDLGQAFQIPGWTDLVEKNRVAIANPGQSWETLAQVVVPELKAARDLVLNNRATEIAPSAALLALLPVETSNANGADDWLGDLFGDEPADTSTNKDLNFLLDDLLQEPQPEAISVNESDSLNLDELLTADAPQPSPAEASPEEPVPATTNFDDLEQLLDEPKAAPVAAPRVAAAAPRASRRVGGNLNQTMKVPVKQLDKLSDLVGELLVSRNTLEDGQDRLRQFLDNLLFQVQQLNDLGQKMEDLYERSLLEGSLLSAAQATSGGGGNSDNGSSTHATGADFDALEMDSFTGFHTLSQEMIERIVRVREAASDIEFVVDSTEQVTRIFRQVTTQVQEGLTKSRMVPFGQVAERLPRAVRDISLKCGKQARLELEGQNTLVDKSILERLYDPLTHLVNNAIFHGIEYPDVRQSVDKETEGLIKIRAFYSGSRPDEVQIENLTPY; encoded by the coding sequence ATGCAGCCAGAACAACAGCGGATTATGGTCTACTTTATTGAGGAGGCCAAGGAACACCTCAATACGATTGAGCATGGTTTGCTGAATCTGCAAGATGTGCTTGCAGAGCCAGAGATGCTTAATGATGTCTTTCGAGCGGCACACTCTGTGAAGGGTGGGGCGGCTATGCTCGGCATCCACAGTATGCAGCACATTGCCCATCGCCTAGAGGATTATTTTAAAGTCCTTAAAGAGCATCCTATTCAGATTGACCAAAAGCTAGAGTCCTTATTTTTTCAAGGATTTGATGCGCTGAGTGCCTTAACGGTAGAGCTGGAGAGTTCTTTTGCGCTCTCTCCAGATATTTCTGAGCAGACGCTCAATAGTGTTGAGCCTGCCTTTAATGACTTACATCACCATCTCGCGCAACTGGTGGGGCCCGGGGTTGATTTGAGTGATTTACTCCATAGTGCACCGGTGGCGGCTGCACCTGCGCCCGTGGCTGTGACGGTGGGGGCCGAACCCGATCCAGTGTGTCTAGAGGCATTCCAGACGGATGTGTTGGAGCAACTGCGCGTGATGCTGGATGTGTTCAAGCGGCCGGATGAGGTATCACACCGGCAAGAGCTGCAGAATGTGTGCCAAGGGCTTGAAGATCTGGGACAGGCTTTTCAGATTCCTGGATGGACGGATCTGGTGGAGAAGAATAGAGTTGCGATCGCAAACCCCGGTCAATCCTGGGAGACCCTCGCTCAGGTCGTCGTGCCTGAACTTAAAGCAGCACGGGACCTCGTTCTCAATAACCGAGCGACCGAGATTGCTCCTTCTGCAGCCCTGCTCGCCTTGTTACCTGTAGAGACCAGTAACGCCAATGGGGCTGACGACTGGCTGGGTGATTTGTTCGGCGATGAACCTGCTGATACCAGCACTAATAAAGATCTCAACTTCTTGCTGGATGATCTGCTGCAAGAGCCGCAGCCTGAAGCCATCAGCGTCAACGAGAGCGATTCCCTGAACCTAGATGAACTGCTGACGGCAGACGCTCCCCAGCCCAGCCCTGCGGAGGCTTCCCCTGAAGAACCGGTCCCTGCGACCACCAACTTTGACGATCTCGAACAGCTCTTAGACGAGCCTAAAGCGGCTCCTGTCGCTGCTCCACGGGTCGCTGCTGCAGCACCACGGGCCAGCCGCCGCGTGGGTGGAAACCTCAATCAAACCATGAAGGTTCCGGTTAAGCAGCTCGATAAGCTCAGCGATTTGGTGGGTGAACTACTGGTCAGTCGGAATACCCTAGAAGATGGTCAAGATCGACTCCGGCAGTTCTTAGATAACCTTTTATTTCAGGTGCAGCAGCTCAACGACCTGGGGCAAAAAATGGAGGACCTCTATGAGCGTTCGCTTTTAGAAGGTTCCTTGCTCAGTGCTGCCCAAGCTACAAGCGGCGGCGGTGGCAACAGCGATAACGGTAGCAGCACCCACGCAACCGGTGCCGACTTTGATGCCCTAGAGATGGATAGCTTTACGGGCTTCCATACCCTCTCTCAAGAAATGATTGAGCGTATTGTTCGTGTGCGAGAGGCAGCCTCCGATATTGAATTTGTGGTGGATTCCACAGAGCAGGTGACCCGCATCTTCCGGCAGGTGACGACGCAGGTTCAGGAAGGCTTAACAAAATCCCGCATGGTGCCCTTTGGGCAGGTGGCTGAGCGACTGCCTCGGGCGGTCCGCGATATTTCGCTCAAGTGTGGCAAACAGGCACGCCTGGAGCTGGAAGGACAGAATACCTTAGTCGATAAGAGCATTCTAGAGCGTCTCTACGATCCGCTGACGCACTTGGTCAACAACGCAATTTTCCACGGGATTGAATATCCTGATGTTCGTCAGTCCGTGGATAAAGAGACAGAAGGTCTGATCAAGATTCGGGCTTTCTATAGCGGTTCTCGACCTGATGAGGTACAAATAGAGAATCTAACCCCCTATTGA
- a CDS encoding methyl-accepting chemotaxis protein: MSSTQYAQDYQQAVSAYMKEHYQEAILATDSLVEYKPDDPNLRLLRGHIYRGLERYKDAQGQYQSVLDLTSDPELVDCARSSLADTSHYIDDSGGATSIQSMGSSSNSDASGAAEATFLQSSGNTVMQSERDSNSTMTHSDDSMYTNPFDSNGSVDENADDASLVLQDLSDGADQGNTEEDMTILMHQNQEALASDNSISDVPALGHTANNGGGQTFLDDSFSDDEDDLPNTGILDFIDSESSGAASPATSDASAYADNSLTSGDMPSDDDDIEGDGLPTLADFELDDQSSALDPSYSMDMMTSPSLLDATGDQSGLLLDDFDAVDSSLTLNQDNSVGAVGAGMSFPGGMAAPVAPQKPSGILAPFTNASLQQKQVITATAAGVLSAGAVIGVGLTAPQPAWATLGMGAAAAGLAGGATTLVLGQMTAKQIKASTSDLQAKLSAVAQGDWSVRATEFSKDEFGQLATSFNEMTRFIEATTQEVQNKAEEQEKAKEDLQRQVIRLLDDVEGAARGDLTVQAEVTADILGAVADSFNLTIYNLQKIVKQVKVAAREVNRGAADNEEFARGLSSDALRQAEELAVSLNSVQMMTASIQEVAESARAADQVAQKASDAALKGGESVEHTMAGILQIRETVAESTRKVKRLAESSQEISKIVGVISQIASRTNLLALNASIEAARAGESGRGFAIVADEVRQLADRAAKASKEIEQIVLQIQGETSSVMTAMEEGTQQVIEGTQRAEQAKRSLEDIIQVSSQINQLVSSITQATSEQTETSRYVSQVMQSVELTAQETSQEAQRVSDSLQNLVGVASDLQSSVERFRVDGTEVS, translated from the coding sequence ATGTCAAGTACCCAGTACGCCCAGGACTACCAACAAGCCGTTAGCGCTTATATGAAGGAGCATTATCAGGAAGCCATTTTGGCAACGGACTCCCTGGTTGAGTACAAGCCTGATGATCCAAATTTGCGCTTGCTACGGGGGCATATTTATCGGGGTCTAGAAAGATATAAAGATGCTCAAGGCCAGTATCAGTCTGTTTTGGACCTCACGAGCGACCCAGAACTCGTTGATTGTGCTCGCTCTAGCCTAGCAGATACGAGTCACTATATCGACGACTCTGGCGGAGCAACTTCAATCCAGTCGATGGGATCATCTTCGAACTCTGATGCGTCGGGCGCGGCAGAGGCAACGTTTTTACAATCTTCGGGCAATACAGTCATGCAGTCAGAACGAGATTCGAATTCAACAATGACACACAGCGACGATTCAATGTATACAAATCCTTTTGATTCAAATGGAAGCGTTGATGAGAACGCTGATGATGCTTCCTTGGTCCTCCAGGACCTAAGTGATGGCGCGGATCAAGGGAATACAGAGGAAGATATGACCATCCTCATGCACCAAAATCAAGAAGCTCTCGCATCAGATAATTCGATCTCAGATGTTCCGGCGCTAGGTCATACCGCTAATAATGGCGGTGGACAAACTTTCTTAGACGATTCTTTCTCTGATGATGAAGATGACCTACCTAATACCGGCATCTTAGACTTTATTGATTCTGAGTCTTCGGGGGCGGCTTCTCCTGCAACTAGTGATGCATCTGCTTATGCCGATAACAGTCTGACCTCGGGCGACATGCCTAGCGACGATGATGATATAGAGGGCGATGGTCTGCCCACCCTGGCTGATTTTGAACTCGACGATCAAAGTAGTGCGCTAGACCCCTCCTACTCGATGGATATGATGACGTCGCCCAGTCTATTGGATGCCACGGGCGATCAGTCTGGTTTATTGCTAGATGATTTTGATGCGGTTGATTCTTCTTTGACCCTCAACCAAGACAACAGTGTTGGCGCCGTGGGGGCTGGAATGTCTTTCCCTGGGGGGATGGCTGCTCCGGTTGCGCCGCAGAAGCCTTCCGGCATCTTGGCTCCGTTTACAAATGCCTCTTTGCAGCAAAAACAGGTGATTACGGCGACGGCTGCAGGCGTTCTTTCTGCAGGCGCTGTGATTGGCGTGGGCTTGACTGCACCACAACCTGCTTGGGCAACCCTTGGCATGGGTGCAGCGGCGGCGGGTCTTGCCGGAGGGGCGACCACTCTGGTGCTCGGGCAAATGACCGCTAAGCAGATTAAGGCGTCCACCAGCGACCTACAGGCAAAGCTGTCTGCGGTTGCTCAGGGAGACTGGAGTGTCCGGGCTACAGAATTTTCAAAGGATGAGTTTGGTCAGTTAGCGACCAGCTTTAACGAGATGACGCGTTTCATTGAAGCGACAACTCAAGAAGTCCAGAATAAGGCAGAAGAGCAGGAAAAGGCGAAGGAAGATCTGCAGCGTCAGGTGATTCGCCTGCTGGATGATGTAGAAGGCGCGGCCCGAGGTGACTTGACAGTGCAGGCCGAGGTGACGGCTGACATTCTGGGCGCAGTTGCGGACTCTTTTAACTTAACGATCTATAACCTGCAGAAAATTGTAAAGCAGGTGAAGGTGGCAGCGCGTGAGGTGAACCGAGGTGCAGCAGACAATGAAGAGTTTGCTCGCGGCTTGTCTTCTGATGCATTGCGACAGGCGGAGGAGCTGGCGGTTTCTCTCAACTCTGTGCAAATGATGACCGCTTCGATTCAAGAGGTGGCTGAGAGCGCCCGAGCTGCGGACCAGGTGGCCCAAAAGGCGTCAGATGCGGCACTGAAGGGAGGCGAGTCTGTAGAACACACGATGGCGGGTATTCTTCAAATTCGAGAAACAGTGGCTGAGAGTACGCGTAAGGTGAAGCGTCTGGCGGAGTCTTCTCAAGAGATTTCTAAGATTGTGGGTGTGATTTCACAGATTGCGTCTCGGACCAACCTGCTGGCCCTCAATGCCAGTATTGAGGCGGCTCGAGCGGGTGAGTCAGGCCGAGGCTTTGCCATTGTTGCGGACGAAGTTCGACAGTTGGCTGATCGAGCAGCGAAGGCTTCCAAAGAGATTGAGCAAATCGTGCTCCAGATTCAGGGTGAGACTAGCTCTGTGATGACAGCAATGGAGGAAGGCACACAGCAGGTTATTGAGGGAACTCAGCGGGCGGAACAGGCGAAGCGATCGCTAGAAGACATCATTCAAGTTTCGTCACAGATTAATCAGCTTGTGAGTTCAATTACCCAAGCGACATCAGAGCAGACAGAGACGTCTCGCTATGTGTCTCAGGTGATGCAGTCAGTCGAATTGACGGCCCAAGAAACATCGCAGGAGGCTCAGCGAGTCTCTGATTCACTTCAGAACTTGGTGGGTGTTGCTAGCGACCTCCAGTCTTCTGTGGAGAGATTTAGGGTTGACGGTACTGAAGTCAGCTAG
- a CDS encoding chemotaxis protein CheW has translation MSTNQEFLTTNPSEPLPELQGLQNPEGDLYLRFFVESGQEFALPAMGIREVLSLDPEQITLVPNVSPLLMGILNLRGQVIWVTDIGQFLGDAQPLNTDRSEISIVAIETQEVTVGLAVERVMGMDWLDTEQLTLSTNAPDSMAPFLKGEWMMDGTHQSLRLLDPTAILRSARWAT, from the coding sequence ATGTCTACGAATCAAGAATTTCTCACGACGAATCCCTCAGAACCGCTTCCCGAACTCCAAGGGCTGCAAAACCCTGAAGGTGATTTATATCTACGCTTTTTTGTAGAGTCAGGTCAAGAGTTTGCCCTGCCTGCTATGGGTATTCGGGAAGTATTGTCCCTTGATCCAGAGCAAATCACTTTGGTCCCTAATGTTTCACCTCTACTAATGGGTATTCTTAATTTACGGGGGCAGGTCATTTGGGTCACAGATATTGGTCAGTTTCTAGGTGATGCTCAACCTTTAAATACTGATCGCTCTGAAATTTCAATTGTTGCCATCGAAACTCAAGAAGTGACGGTTGGACTTGCGGTTGAGCGGGTAATGGGAATGGACTGGCTAGATACGGAGCAGCTCACCTTGTCAACGAATGCACCAGACAGCATGGCTCCCTTTCTCAAAGGAGAGTGGATGATGGATGGCACCCATCAATCGCTTCGACTCCTAGACCCTACTGCGATTTTACGATCGGCAAGGTGGGCAACCTAG
- a CDS encoding response regulator transcription factor, with the protein MNKVLVVDDSITQRQLMSNVLEESGLTVLIATDGVEALQQIEATHPDIVVLDIIMPRMNGYEVCRKIKSDPGTQNLPVVICSSKTEDFDRYWGMKQGADAYLAKPFAVQELLVTVKELLAG; encoded by the coding sequence ATGAACAAGGTTTTAGTGGTAGACGATAGCATTACACAACGGCAACTCATGAGTAATGTACTCGAAGAAAGTGGCCTGACTGTATTGATTGCAACAGATGGAGTAGAAGCCTTGCAGCAAATTGAGGCTACTCACCCTGATATTGTAGTCTTAGACATTATTATGCCACGAATGAATGGCTATGAAGTTTGTCGCAAGATTAAATCTGATCCAGGTACGCAAAACCTACCTGTTGTTATCTGTTCATCTAAAACAGAAGATTTTGATCGGTATTGGGGAATGAAGCAGGGTGCAGACGCTTATCTTGCTAAGCCTTTTGCTGTTCAGGAACTATTGGTCACCGTTAAAGAACTACTCGCAGGTTAA